TGAATTTATAAATTTTCAAATTTCTGGTTTTCCTCCTTTCCATTAGATATTTGACCTTGGTCATAGAATTCTTCCTCTAAATCATTTTCAATATCCTCTTCATAATAATCAATTGGTACTAATCGGCCTTTATTTGGAGGTTCATTATATCCATATTCACATGTAAAACTCATTGGAGTTGTTAGCAATTCTAAATACATATTTTCTTTTAAAGGAATTTTAATAGATTTACCATCATCAGATAATGTCATTAAAAAAGCAAACAATAAGTTTCTCCATGCACTATTATAAAAAGATTTTCCTTTTTTTCTTCTAGCGCTATGAAGTTTGCTTTTGCTATCCCAAATATTTACAGCATCACTCGAAAAGAGTAGATGAGTTTTTAAAAAATAACTTTTAAAAGGGTTTAAAATAGAACTGAAACTTATTCCAAAATGCCAAAAGTGGTCATGATCATATTCACCAATTATATTTCGACGTGTCATTTTACCTAGATATTCAAAACTAATTTTATTTTTTGGGATTTGCCCAGCTATATAATAGTAGCACTTTTTTTTCTGTGACATCATGTATACATTCAATCCTCGACCAATAAGGAATTTATCAAAAGCTTCATTAAATAATCTGACAACAAATCTTTTTATGTCTCCAATTTTAGGAAATTCAGTTCTATCAATTAATTGGTAGAAATCCGAAATATCAACTACGAGTTTTTCTTTATATACCACAGCATAATTAAATTCTGTGGAGTATTTTGGAACTTCATTTAGAAATGTAATAATATATTTATCGTGTCGAATAGCAGGAAAAACATTAATTTCTTTTAAAATAGTTTCTGCTTGTGCGGAATTTGAATATCTATATATAAATAGTTCTTTAGGATGTTCAGAAATTTGTAACCAGTTAGAATAGAATAATTCGGATTTCTCAATTACTCCTGAATTATTTGCGAATCTATTTTTAACCCAATCATTTAATGATAAATTTTTATTTAAAGTTTTTGGTGTAGAATCAATATCAAGTTTTTTAATGATATTTTTTAAACCTGAAGCCCAAGAGATATCAAATCTGAAATGATTATAAACATTAATTCCTATTCTCTCATTAAAAGGTACATCATCCTTTTTTAGAATGTACATAAAATCCTTTATATTATTTTTTCTTTGAATAGATCTCACTTGCTCCCACTCATCTATTACACCTTGTTTTGCAAATGTGTCTTTTGTAAAGATTAATAAATACTTGCAAGATTCATTTTCTAAAACATCTTGAAGAGTTTTCCAATAATCTTGCTCTCCACCAATCAACAAAGTTAAATCACAAATTGCGTCATAACCTTCATTTCTTAATTTAGCACATAACCACAAAGTAAATTCGTTGTCCTCAGGATTTGCATGTCCGATAAATAATTTAGTCCTTGCCAAATCAGTAATGTGTTTTGATTAATTAACCTAATTAAATTAAAAATTAAATGGTCAAATAAAAATTCAAAACAAAACTAAATCAAATTTAGCAACAGATTTGTGTCTTAACCGGTCTTATAAATTTTCCGTTAAGAAAATCACGAGAACAATCGCAAGCGAGAAGTATGTCTGAGCGAAGCGAGTTTACTTAGAGCGCAATTTTCGGAGTGATTTTTAGTCCGCCTTGGCGGATTGATTTTTTTGGTTCTTGGCGCCTGTCCCGCACTTGTTGCGGCGTATCAAGACAAAAAGAACAATAATCTAAATATGAAGTAAATTATATTGTCGGGGCTATCGCCCCTTTTTATTACAAATCGAAACCACCCCCTACCCCCTCCTTGATTAAGGAGGGGGAAGAACACAAACTTTATTGTAGTTGTTAGTCGGAGATACCAACACATGCAGACGAAGCCTTCCATTAAACCCCCTCTAACTCCCCCTTGGTAAGGGGGAGGACATGCTCAACATCACAATTTATTACTCAATAACCATTACACACTACTCAATACTCAATACCCATTACTATATACACACTACTCACTACTCTCTACTAAAAAAAATTTGTAAATTTGATAAATCAACAATATTCCTATGCGCAAAATCTATTTACTGCTTACTGCCGTTATAGTACTGATTAGTATTAATGCATCAAAAACTTTTGCCCAGATAAAAACCGATAAGCCGATAAAATTTTTTACGTTCAGATGGAGCACTGATATACCGACAATAGAACTTTCATACGGGCTCTCCGATATAAAAATTAGCGGCTACAATACCGACTTTGTAAAGCCGGGCATGATAGAGCTGAAGCTTGGCTACGCAAGCGAGTACGACAGCCCTTACTCAACAAAAGTTATCGACTACGATAACGATTATATTTTCCTGAGCAAATCCACCACCGATATTTCTTCAAAGGGAAGCCCGGGCATTAACTCCGATATGTGGCGGTTCGGATTCGGCAACAAAGAAGGCATGGGGCTGAGGCTGGGGAAGTACTCAGTAATGCCATACACATCAAACTCATTTGCCTGGTCAAAATTTACGTTCGATAGAGTTGCCGCTGCAGGCGCGGGCGACTACAGTAAATTTGATGACTTCTCCGATGCGTTTCGGTTCGGCACAGCAACGGAAGCGGGAATAAATTTTCAGGTGACGAAGGGGTTATCGTTAAACCCCAAGTACGAGATATCGGATATCTTTTCGCGGCACTTGTTCGGCCAGCAGTTTGTAAGCTCGCTTATTGAGCTTGGCGGCGCGCACATACTTGATAACTTCATAACAAAAATTATGAGGGATACTCCCATTGCCGGCACAATAGTAAATTTTGTTTTAAGGAATGCCTATGAGTACGGAATTTACGAGCTCAGAAGAGACCACGCCAACTGGCCGTTCTCAGGCGAGGCTCCGTTGAGGATTTCCTCATTCAAAATGGGAATGTCTTTGACATTTTAAAACTGTTTTAAAAACGTTTTGATGTATGTTAATTCAACACTGTCCCCAGAGTTCATAGGTCATTTTATAGCCGTCGGGAGTAGTGACAACTGCGCACGTGCCGAACTCAGTCTTTCTTATCCTCGAGATGCACTCGCGCCAGACTTCCTTCTGCTTATAATATGGTATCCGGTCGAACTCATCTATAATTATATCCGATAAGTTCTTGCCCGTCAGCGAGCGGGGGCGGTCGGCGCTTCGCAGCATGCACGTGTGCTTCTGCCCTTTATATGTGATTATGTAATCTTTCTTATTGGAGAAAAATTTTACGGGGATTCCAAACCTTTCGAAGAACTCATCAAACGTGGGGACAATTATATCGCGCATCATTTCAGTGGTGGGTTCAAGCACCATCATATCGCATTTCTTTCCCTGCGCCATACGGAATTCTATCAGCTTCAGCCATCGCAGGGGTATTGACATCGTCTTGCCGCTTCCGAACCCGCCTACAATTGCCGGGTGCTTTACCTGATTTGGGGCAAGGTATGCAAACTCAATCTGATGCGGCAGAAAGAAATGCTTCTGTGAATCGATTTCAAAGTCAGGGTCATGCTTTTCAAAGTCCTGTACCTGCGGAGAGCTTCGCTTCTCATCCTCTTCGGCGCGCGCCTTTGTGATAAGCTGATGGACTTCAGGCAGCTCGCTGTTCTTTATCAGTTTGTATGTGTAGTTTTCTTCGTGGCCTATGTGCTTTGCTATTTCTTTTATATCTGAACCGAACTTCTTTATCGCCTCAATTAACCGCTCATTGAAAACTTTTTCCTTCCCCAGCTTTATTATGCTTCGTCTTTCATCGAGCGCAATTTTTAACTGCTCATTCCTGGGATCGTTAACATAAGTTTTGACCGTCACTACAGGAATATCTGCCAGCGATGCGAGGTCCTTATATGTGCCATTGCATATGGGGATGGCGTTTTTCAGCTTTAGAGTTTTTGCATGCCACATTTCGGTCTGATGGTCTATGCGTTCGCTTTTATCAAAAACATCTTTGATATCTTTATACTTCTCCAGGTATAATACTTGGCGTACGGTGGTGTAATTTAATCCCGTCAGCTCTACAAGCCGCTGATAATTTCTTCCGCATAGAGGTGCAAAGGTTCTTATAAGCCTGACTTTCCTATCGTGCTCCTCAGCTTTGGTTAGTTCAATTTTTTTAGATGCCCGGGATTTCTTCGCTGCTTTGTTCTGAGTTTTACGAGTAGTTTTGCTTCGCGGTTTTTTACCGGCTTGAGTTGATTTTGATTTATTGTTCTTAGCGGTTTTCATGTTTTATTTTTACAGTCGCAAAATAAAAACGAAACCGATGAAAAAAAATCTAACTGACCTTATTAGTACTAATAGGTAATTTTTTTGAGATTTGTATTGACACGGTTTTTGGAATTAGAGAGTAAAGGTATTTGTATTTCCCCCTCCTGCGAAGGAGGGGGGAGGGGGAGGTTTCTTTCGGATATATTTGATTTGCTTGCTTGCAGACCCCACCCTTCCCCTCCCCTTAGAAAAAGGGGAGGGCTTGAGCTTCTGAGTTTTTTCGTTCTTCCCCCTCCTTAATCAAGGAGGGGGTAGGGGGTGGTTTCGATTTAAAACTAAACTGGGCGTTAGCCCCGAGTAAATTCTCATTCTAAGATAAAACACTGCAAAGACTTTTTATAAATAATTTTATAAATTTATGAATGAGAAAAAAAAGACTTTCAACGATCAAAAAAGAAATTGCCCGAGCAAATCCTAAAAAAACCGGATGGTATGCTGCTATCGAAAAAAATTCAGGAAGTTACAGATTAGGAAGAACCCTCATTAGCTCATATAAAAATGCAAGAGCAGTTTTAAAAGTTGATACATTTAATTTTTATAAAATAGGGGTTGATCCTATTTGATTAAGCTCTGGTGGAATCTCTTTAAATTGCCATTCCCGCAAAGACGGGAATCCAGTTATAAAATAAAAAAGGGGTTAGCCTGATATTTTCAATTTAATATTTAAAATTGAAATTAAGAAATAATATTTTTTAAAATGTTATACCGTTCATAATTATACTTTCCTTCATTGAATACGAATTGATTGAAAATTCTTGTAAGTTTCTTATCAGCTTGGATTTTTTCTATAATAATATTTTCTTTTTCAACTAATTCTAATTCTGAAAATAGATTCCATTTAATTAATCTTTCTTTATATACTTCTAAATTATTTTCTTTATTAGACCTATCATTAAAGAAATTATAGTATTCTTTAAAATCCAATGTAGATATAGTATTAATTAAACTTAAAATAAATTCCATAGTACCTACTTCGCCAGACAATATCGACCACAACTCGTCCGCTAATAAAATTTCGTCAGGAACGAAAAATTTATTCATATTTATAATTGAACTCATAAATTTTGTTTTATCTGCTCCGATTTCTGTAGCACTTGTAGGGTCAAATGGGAAACCTAGATAGAATTTTACATTTTTGCCGGGAAATTTTTTATAAAGTGCTGCTTTACCCTGTAAAATTTTATTTTTTTCAGATTGCATTTGCCCTGAATTCGGACGAACAGTTTTTAATTCGATAGCTATAATTTGAGAATTTTCCTCAAAAAAAACATCTGCTGAAAAATCATCTGAAATATCATTTTCGGTCACCTCGTTAATAAAAATAAGTTTATCTTCTTCTATCAGATTTGGTTTTTCTGCGGTGATACTTAAGTTAGAAATGATCTTATGGATATTATCTTTTTGCTTTTTATCAAGCAATAAATTTCCAAGTTTTTTTGAAGTGTACTCTCTTTTTTCTCCATCAGATAATATGTGTGCAACATTTTCAAAAAAATTTTGACCTAATGTAGTATTCAAGCCATGAAGCCAACTGCTCAAAGTAATAAAAAAAGGAATATCACTTACTTTGCCATTAAGTTTGTCTGCAAAAGCCGCCAAAAATCTAACATGAAAAGGAGCATTTCTATTTTTAGAAGCATCTTCAGGAAAATTTTCAAATCTTGAATAGAGTACTTTTATTACTTCTAAGGAAATTTTTTCAATCTTCTCTTGAGGAAGAGCCATATTAATTCTCCTTTAAATGAAATATTATTTCTGAGTATGCGCCTTTATCTTTTTCAGTTCTATTCAAGACGGGGCGCTTGAATTGATTTACTATTTTCATTCCGGAATTTTCCGCAATAGTAGGATACATATTATACTTATCGTTTGCGACTAAAAATATATCATAATCTTCTGCTAAATATTTTTTGCAATTATTAAGAACAGCAGAAATTCCTTCTACATAACTATCTTGTGCTTTTTTTCCTTTGCCTTTATAAAGCGGACCTATTTCTAATTCGTCATTTCTATCAAACCCAAATAAATCGTAAGCGTATGCATGCTGCTCGTGATAATCAATCAATCCTACATAAGGTGGACTTGAAAATATTCCCTTAATTTTTTGTTCCTGCACTAAGCTTCCGAATTCAGGGTTTTTCTTTTTAAGCTCTTCAAAAATATTAATA
The genomic region above belongs to Bacteroidota bacterium and contains:
- a CDS encoding toll/interleukin-1 receptor domain-containing protein → MARTKLFIGHANPEDNEFTLWLCAKLRNEGYDAICDLTLLIGGEQDYWKTLQDVLENESCKYLLIFTKDTFAKQGVIDEWEQVRSIQRKNNIKDFMYILKKDDVPFNERIGINVYNHFRFDISWASGLKNIIKKLDIDSTPKTLNKNLSLNDWVKNRFANNSGVIEKSELFYSNWLQISEHPKELFIYRYSNSAQAETILKEINVFPAIRHDKYIITFLNEVPKYSTEFNYAVVYKEKLVVDISDFYQLIDRTEFPKIGDIKRFVVRLFNEAFDKFLIGRGLNVYMMSQKKKCYYYIAGQIPKNKISFEYLGKMTRRNIIGEYDHDHFWHFGISFSSILNPFKSYFLKTHLLFSSDAVNIWDSKSKLHSARRKKGKSFYNSAWRNLLFAFLMTLSDDGKSIKIPLKENMYLELLTTPMSFTCEYGYNEPPNKGRLVPIDYYEEDIENDLEEEFYDQGQISNGKEENQKFENL
- a CDS encoding TdeIII family type II restriction endonuclease; the encoded protein is MALPQEKIEKISLEVIKVLYSRFENFPEDASKNRNAPFHVRFLAAFADKLNGKVSDIPFFITLSSWLHGLNTTLGQNFFENVAHILSDGEKREYTSKKLGNLLLDKKQKDNIHKIISNLSITAEKPNLIEEDKLIFINEVTENDISDDFSADVFFEENSQIIAIELKTVRPNSGQMQSEKNKILQGKAALYKKFPGKNVKFYLGFPFDPTSATEIGADKTKFMSSIINMNKFFVPDEILLADELWSILSGEVGTMEFILSLINTISTLDFKEYYNFFNDRSNKENNLEVYKERLIKWNLFSELELVEKENIIIEKIQADKKLTRIFNQFVFNEGKYNYERYNILKNIIS